In Leptospira perdikensis, a single genomic region encodes these proteins:
- a CDS encoding M23 family metallopeptidase encodes MRFGFFILFLVCPIGFLMAKEHSEFCSMDRLCVIYVQDKTGVDIYFQNKIAIDKTDTTISANATFKNMKSTVKLPLVTVLKGTKRKKLFRLNALKPNKRWVYQIKYKWILGNFSASHDPKVIYDLPFERGLKVRIYQGYKGSKSHQGDNRYSIDFGLKEGDLITAARDGLVIDTEEKNNEGGFEIKYIHSANYIKILHDDGTIGQYAHLRYMGVLVKRGQRVIAGTPLGYAGSTGFSDGPHLHFEVYKPTPNLRKKTIPTLFRTESSDLEIVSEGELHWRREKEEPLVKTVADTEEIQICESIQNLERLGCNVSLFVKTSPLYFYIPLLKPARYKIQISVRKNGTSLQKLYNWETNPEWWDTYFEAQLEDPSEPLEGDWTATVSIDGVIQKEMQFQLTSVK; translated from the coding sequence ATGAGATTTGGTTTTTTTATCCTATTTCTTGTTTGTCCCATTGGGTTCTTAATGGCCAAGGAACATTCTGAATTCTGCTCCATGGACAGACTCTGTGTCATTTATGTGCAGGACAAAACAGGAGTGGACATTTACTTCCAAAACAAAATTGCTATAGACAAAACGGATACTACGATTTCCGCTAATGCAACTTTTAAGAATATGAAAAGTACCGTAAAACTTCCATTGGTTACTGTTCTAAAAGGTACAAAAAGAAAAAAACTCTTCCGTCTGAACGCACTAAAACCTAACAAACGCTGGGTTTACCAAATTAAATACAAATGGATTCTTGGAAATTTTTCCGCTTCACATGACCCAAAAGTTATCTATGATTTACCTTTTGAAAGGGGACTAAAGGTTCGTATCTACCAAGGATATAAAGGAAGTAAAAGTCACCAGGGTGACAACCGTTATTCGATCGATTTTGGACTGAAAGAAGGAGACTTGATTACGGCCGCAAGAGACGGTCTTGTGATTGATACAGAAGAAAAAAATAACGAGGGTGGATTTGAAATCAAATACATCCATTCCGCTAACTATATAAAAATCCTTCATGATGACGGAACTATAGGCCAGTATGCTCACCTCCGTTATATGGGGGTTCTTGTTAAACGAGGGCAACGAGTGATCGCGGGAACTCCACTCGGTTACGCGGGAAGTACCGGATTTAGTGATGGGCCTCATTTGCATTTCGAAGTGTACAAACCCACTCCTAATTTGCGTAAAAAAACCATTCCTACCTTGTTTCGAACAGAGTCTTCCGATTTGGAAATTGTCTCTGAAGGAGAACTCCATTGGCGGAGGGAAAAAGAAGAACCTTTGGTCAAAACGGTTGCTGACACCGAGGAAATCCAAATTTGCGAATCGATTCAGAATCTGGAGCGGTTGGGATGTAATGTATCATTATTTGTCAAAACATCCCCACTTTATTTTTATATTCCTCTTTTAAAACCAGCTCGTTATAAGATACAAATTTCCGTTCGTAAAAATGGAACCTCCTTACAGAAATTGTATAATTGGGAGACAAATCCTGAATGGTGGGATACCTATTTTGAAGCCCAGTTAGAAGATCCTTCGGAACCACTGGAAGGTGATTGGACTGCGACGGTATCTATCGATGGAGTAATACAAAAAGAAATGCAATTTCAATTAACGAGTGTGAAGTGA
- a CDS encoding M23 family metallopeptidase produces the protein MIRFLFILLFFGVLFGLYAESNVTEECNQEWICLVQTKDDEGIELSVRNYNPHPKVTNSVLLNVTLVNFKTDLTFPQFVVVKGPTPVFITKFLLEDKTKNAFHSFSFRVRPGDWDSVHDDSVSYLLPFAQGIRAKVVQGYNGSVTHFGNFVHAIDFGIPVGTPVHAARKGYVMATESRYSEGGFRRDLLSKANFIIIQHDDGTLGNYAHLMKNGVVVKVGDMVDAGQLIGYSGNTGYTQGPHLHFEVHKPNRQLEVTTIPTVFKTQYSDRDTLKEYYMYWHPKQGVDLSTVDIFDEDIQICRLNAKREKVQCGETSFQLGENFLVSLEFVKPGNHRIEVDISTDGKGFEPIKLDWVADKNLALEARYVSIANNPKLIGRWKVRVRVNGEEKKILFFNVKA, from the coding sequence GTGATTAGGTTTTTATTTATTTTATTGTTTTTTGGCGTTTTGTTTGGTCTGTATGCAGAATCAAATGTTACTGAAGAATGTAATCAAGAGTGGATTTGTTTGGTGCAAACCAAAGATGATGAAGGCATTGAACTTTCCGTACGTAACTACAACCCCCATCCTAAAGTAACCAATTCTGTTTTGCTCAACGTGACTCTTGTTAATTTTAAAACAGATTTAACTTTTCCCCAGTTTGTAGTTGTGAAAGGTCCAACGCCAGTTTTTATTACAAAATTTTTACTCGAAGACAAAACAAAAAATGCCTTTCATTCGTTTTCCTTTCGTGTACGTCCAGGGGATTGGGATAGCGTTCATGATGATTCGGTAAGTTACTTGTTACCATTTGCCCAAGGAATTCGAGCCAAAGTGGTACAAGGTTATAATGGATCGGTCACTCATTTTGGAAATTTTGTTCATGCGATTGATTTCGGAATTCCAGTGGGAACACCCGTACATGCTGCAAGAAAAGGTTACGTGATGGCTACAGAGTCTCGGTATTCTGAAGGTGGGTTTCGGAGGGACTTGTTATCAAAGGCAAATTTTATCATCATTCAACATGATGATGGAACTTTGGGAAATTATGCTCACCTAATGAAAAATGGTGTTGTCGTAAAAGTTGGTGATATGGTGGATGCAGGCCAATTGATCGGATATTCAGGTAATACTGGTTATACGCAGGGCCCTCATCTCCATTTTGAAGTACACAAACCAAATCGTCAGTTAGAAGTTACAACCATTCCAACGGTTTTTAAAACGCAATATTCAGATAGAGATACTTTAAAAGAATATTATATGTATTGGCATCCGAAACAAGGTGTGGATCTCTCAACGGTCGATATTTTCGACGAAGACATTCAGATTTGTAGGTTAAACGCAAAACGAGAAAAAGTGCAATGTGGTGAAACCTCGTTTCAGTTGGGAGAAAACTTCTTAGTGTCACTTGAATTTGTGAAACCAGGAAACCATCGGATAGAGGTCGACATATCCACTGACGGGAAGGGTTTTGAACCTATAAAATTGGATTGGGTGGCTGATAAGAATTTGGCCTTAGAGGCCAGATATGTATCGATTGCCAATAATCCGAAACTGATTGGGCGTTGGAAGGTGCGGGTAAGGGTCAATGGAGAAGAAAAAAAGATTCTTTTTTTCAATGTGAAGGCATAA
- a CDS encoding DUF2237 family protein, with translation MEMDESLNVLGGPLVPCSTHPLTGFFRDGCCNTSDEDVGSHTVCVLATEDFLESQKQSGNDLITPWPQYSFPGVKPGERWCLCASRWLEAYRNGVPPKVFLESTHKRALEIIPLELLERFAADDID, from the coding sequence ATGGAAATGGATGAATCATTGAATGTACTCGGTGGGCCACTCGTACCCTGTTCCACTCATCCTCTGACGGGATTTTTTCGAGATGGATGTTGTAATACATCTGATGAAGATGTTGGCTCTCATACAGTATGTGTTTTGGCAACAGAGGATTTTTTGGAATCTCAGAAACAAAGTGGTAATGACCTCATTACACCTTGGCCACAATATTCTTTCCCTGGTGTCAAACCAGGAGAACGCTGGTGCCTTTGTGCTTCTCGTTGGTTGGAGGCTTACCGTAATGGGGTTCCTCCAAAAGTGTTTTTGGAGTCTACCCACAAACGTGCGTTAGAAATCATTCCTTTGGAATTATTAGAAAGATTTGCCGCAGACGATATTGATTAG
- a CDS encoding SH3 domain-containing protein, which yields MEKRSTIVTQLLIFCTMSGYRNLLCILLVLLFSPVFSENHWDGYIHEKTIKSTYRIFGDNVNLRESDNLKAKVKKKLSMGAVVTILAKTNQIMEQDSVKEYWYQVQSEKDIGYIWGGLIADYSFPLEHNTILCRNLGVKRRSLELKLIQGDKLLSQTKWEVGAISNESWNHKIYPSSEFSPSPKALFGLTYLVFSEIEYGYTNEQLVSVSSDSKLVSQFSWNPGSCDPPACAESWLVFPGETLLEDTKIKRKITKGKTNTIQELTHSFDIDDSNSHEYYKSEYKWNGTHFQKKETQ from the coding sequence ATGGAAAAGAGATCGACTATTGTCACTCAATTGCTTATTTTTTGCACTATGTCGGGTTACAGAAATTTACTCTGCATTCTACTTGTTCTACTTTTTTCTCCGGTCTTTTCTGAAAATCATTGGGATGGCTACATCCACGAAAAAACTATAAAATCCACCTATCGTATATTTGGTGACAATGTCAATTTACGGGAATCAGACAACCTGAAAGCAAAAGTCAAAAAGAAACTCTCCATGGGAGCAGTTGTTACCATTCTCGCAAAAACGAACCAAATCATGGAACAAGATTCAGTAAAAGAGTATTGGTACCAAGTGCAATCAGAGAAGGATATAGGGTATATCTGGGGAGGACTGATTGCAGACTACTCCTTCCCCTTAGAACATAATACAATTTTATGTAGAAACTTAGGAGTCAAACGTCGCTCACTTGAATTAAAACTAATCCAAGGTGATAAACTTCTCTCCCAAACAAAATGGGAAGTCGGTGCCATAAGTAACGAAAGTTGGAATCATAAAATTTATCCATCATCAGAATTTTCACCAAGCCCTAAGGCTTTATTCGGATTAACATACTTAGTTTTTTCAGAAATTGAATACGGTTATACGAACGAACAATTGGTTAGTGTCAGCTCTGATTCAAAACTTGTATCTCAATTTTCTTGGAACCCAGGATCTTGCGATCCACCAGCATGTGCAGAGTCATGGTTGGTATTCCCAGGTGAAACATTACTTGAAGATACAAAAATCAAAAGGAAAATTACGAAAGGAAAAACGAATACAATCCAAGAGTTAACACATAGTTTCGATATAGATGACTCGAATTCACACGAATATTATAAATCAGAATACAAATGGAATGGAACACACTTCCAAAAAAAGGAAACCCAATAA
- a CDS encoding HD domain-containing protein: MKIHDECRQKFESLISKFTNTNQVLDDSLWKEIETRYSEPHRFYHNLNHIYQMLGEFDNTKMKLKDPEMVLFALYYHDLVYDPKSKTNEEDSAKIAEERLSELGIAKDRVGICLLHILTTKSHRLGEAHHPDTKYFLDMDLSILGSDEEEYLEYTKNIRKEYSVYSDDYRKGRIQVLHHFIETVRLFQTDDFFDQYEMRSRHNLKTEVHNLLKSELI, encoded by the coding sequence ATGAAGATTCATGACGAATGTAGACAAAAGTTTGAATCCTTAATCTCAAAGTTCACAAATACCAATCAAGTTTTAGACGATTCCCTCTGGAAGGAAATAGAAACCAGATATTCAGAACCACACCGTTTCTATCACAATCTAAATCATATTTATCAAATGTTAGGTGAATTTGATAATACGAAAATGAAACTAAAGGATCCAGAAATGGTACTTTTTGCCCTCTACTATCATGATTTAGTTTACGACCCAAAATCCAAAACGAACGAAGAGGACAGTGCCAAAATTGCAGAAGAAAGACTTTCTGAATTAGGAATCGCCAAGGACCGAGTAGGAATCTGTTTACTCCATATCCTTACAACCAAATCACATCGATTAGGTGAAGCCCATCACCCAGATACTAAATATTTTTTGGACATGGATCTCTCAATCTTAGGGAGTGATGAGGAAGAATATTTAGAATACACTAAAAATATCAGAAAAGAATATTCTGTTTATTCTGACGACTACAGGAAGGGACGCATTCAGGTTTTGCATCATTTTATCGAAACCGTTCGGCTTTTCCAAACAGATGATTTCTTTGATCAATACGAAATGCGAAGCCGGCATAATCTAAAGACAGAAGTTCATAATTTACTAAAAAGTGAACTTATTTAA
- a CDS encoding thiolase family protein — MKVTQKIVLAAPARTPFAQIGKALSQYSGHHLGKIVGEEVMKRSGLKPTDIDGVIVGEGFSNAPNSARVIANLLGLPMEIPCLTVANNCVSGLEAVAEATRRISLGEGKVFLVIGEESQTSMPFVVKNARLNKKTNSLDSLVKLLPNDLPEGVELRDTLEDGLGDGETSFGMQVTAEILAQNYSLARETQDKVAYESFKRAFDATQEGRYKPYIMEVKDDEGNMLQADEAVLLREGLVKNPTRMGRAMLLFDNPQMKFDQFKDKYSKYLKKSHGPTLSIFNASPRSDGAAGIIVASEDAAKKLGLTAKAYINGFNMRGVDPNLMGLGQAEATVALLGETGDKIENIDIIEIHEAFAATAVAALEEIKTRTGLDWEKKFDEKKINPNGGSISIGHPFGATGVRLLHNAIMDFDENKDVKKVLVTACAHGGIAGSMIVERA; from the coding sequence ATGAAAGTAACACAAAAGATAGTACTCGCAGCACCTGCACGAACTCCTTTTGCTCAAATTGGAAAGGCACTCTCGCAGTACTCTGGTCACCACCTCGGAAAAATCGTTGGTGAAGAAGTAATGAAACGCAGTGGTTTGAAACCTACTGATATTGACGGTGTCATCGTTGGAGAAGGTTTCTCTAATGCACCTAACTCTGCACGTGTGATTGCAAACTTACTGGGACTTCCAATGGAAATTCCATGTCTTACTGTAGCAAACAACTGTGTATCCGGTTTGGAAGCAGTGGCAGAAGCAACTCGTCGTATTTCACTTGGTGAAGGAAAAGTTTTTCTCGTCATCGGTGAAGAGTCACAAACATCTATGCCATTTGTTGTTAAAAATGCACGTCTTAACAAAAAAACAAACAGCTTAGATTCTCTTGTAAAACTTCTTCCAAATGACCTTCCTGAAGGTGTTGAACTTCGTGATACACTAGAAGACGGACTTGGTGATGGTGAAACTTCTTTCGGTATGCAAGTAACTGCAGAAATCCTCGCACAAAACTACTCTCTTGCTCGTGAAACACAAGACAAAGTAGCTTACGAGTCTTTCAAACGTGCTTTTGATGCAACTCAAGAAGGTCGTTACAAACCATATATTATGGAAGTAAAAGACGATGAAGGAAACATGTTACAAGCTGACGAAGCAGTTCTTCTTCGTGAAGGTCTTGTAAAAAACCCTACTCGTATGGGTCGCGCGATGTTACTCTTTGACAACCCTCAAATGAAATTTGACCAGTTCAAAGATAAATACAGCAAATACTTAAAAAAATCTCATGGCCCTACTCTTTCTATCTTCAATGCAAGCCCACGTTCTGATGGAGCGGCTGGTATCATTGTAGCTTCTGAAGATGCGGCTAAAAAATTAGGTCTTACAGCAAAAGCTTATATCAATGGTTTTAACATGCGTGGTGTAGATCCAAACCTTATGGGTCTTGGACAAGCAGAAGCAACTGTAGCTCTTCTTGGAGAAACTGGTGATAAAATCGAAAACATCGACATCATCGAAATCCACGAAGCATTTGCTGCAACGGCTGTAGCAGCTCTTGAAGAAATCAAAACTAGAACTGGTCTTGACTGGGAAAAGAAATTTGATGAGAAAAAAATCAACCCGAACGGTGGATCTATCTCCATTGGACACCCGTTTGGTGCTACTGGTGTGAGACTCCTTCACAACGCAATCATGGACTTTGATGAAAACAAAGACGTGAAAAAAGTGTTAGTGACTGCTTGTGCACACGGTGGGATCGCAGGATCAATGATCGTAGAAAGAGCTTAA
- the ilvC gene encoding ketol-acid reductoisomerase, producing the protein MANIYYDDSCDLNLLKGKTIAVIGYGSQGHAQAQNMKDSGLKVIIGLRDGSKSVKEAKEAGFEVFSVAEAAKKADIIQILAPDTIQADMYKADIEPNLTEGKALVFSHGFNIHYDLITPPKNVDVYMVAPKGPGHLVRRVYTEGGGVPCLIAIYQDATGQAKARALAHASGVGGGRAGILETSFREETETDLFGEQVVLCGGVANLIMSGFETLTEAGYDPEIAYFECLHEVKLITDLIYEGGLARMRYSISDTAEYGDYISGPRIIDAGVKARMKDVLTDIQKDKGAAFAKRWMADTKAGYPEYKKLKEKNAAHPIEAVGTKLRSMMKWLAK; encoded by the coding sequence ATGGCAAATATCTATTACGACGACAGTTGCGATCTAAATCTCCTTAAAGGTAAAACCATTGCAGTGATTGGCTACGGAAGCCAAGGTCACGCACAAGCTCAAAACATGAAAGATTCTGGTTTGAAAGTCATTATTGGACTTCGCGATGGATCTAAATCAGTAAAAGAAGCCAAAGAAGCTGGCTTTGAAGTGTTCAGTGTTGCGGAAGCTGCAAAAAAAGCAGACATCATCCAAATCCTTGCTCCAGACACTATCCAAGCTGACATGTATAAGGCGGACATTGAACCAAACCTTACTGAAGGAAAAGCACTTGTTTTCTCTCATGGGTTTAACATCCATTATGATCTCATCACTCCTCCTAAAAACGTAGACGTTTATATGGTAGCTCCAAAAGGTCCAGGACATTTGGTTCGCCGTGTTTACACTGAAGGTGGTGGAGTTCCATGCCTAATTGCAATTTATCAAGATGCAACAGGCCAAGCAAAAGCTCGCGCCCTTGCTCACGCAAGTGGAGTGGGTGGAGGAAGAGCAGGAATTTTAGAAACATCTTTCCGTGAAGAAACGGAAACTGACCTTTTTGGGGAACAAGTAGTTCTTTGTGGTGGTGTTGCGAACCTCATTATGAGTGGATTTGAAACATTAACAGAAGCAGGATACGATCCAGAAATCGCTTACTTCGAATGTTTACATGAAGTAAAACTCATCACTGACTTAATTTATGAAGGTGGACTCGCACGTATGCGTTATTCCATTTCTGACACAGCAGAGTATGGAGATTATATCAGCGGACCACGCATCATTGATGCAGGAGTCAAAGCTCGTATGAAAGACGTTCTCACTGATATCCAAAAAGATAAAGGTGCAGCGTTCGCTAAACGTTGGATGGCAGATACAAAAGCTGGATACCCAGAATACAAAAAACTCAAAGAAAAAAATGCTGCTCACCCAATCGAAGCCGTAGGAACAAAACTACGTTCTATGATGAAGTGGCTTGCGAAGTAA
- a CDS encoding PP2C family protein-serine/threonine phosphatase: protein MRTVLYTRIFIWTPIIFIGYFISAQIGFKIAFLNSQVSPVWPPEGVGLASLLLLGPVALPGIYLGATLANFFNNPHIQTAFIIGIGNTLSSYINYRIIQRVVEKTDPIYSTKNLIYFLSIGTIPGSFISTVLGVTSLWYWDFLSTELYFNVFFTWFSGEMLGFLIVAPLLYVWFHPKAKLKLELHKQIELLLWIVLVYISGTIAFSDEWPLLFLPIPFVIVTSIRFRQFGATLATVVLAFTAVTLTIEGKGVFARRDESGLSINDSLIFLDAFLFCISGIAYFLVTATRERERAQQASLKSLQVLNELKEKANEELEKKVLERTAVIEEQRSEIEKQLDMAKRIQESLFPQKEVSPEGVEILFKNIPMMKVGGDLYDIVWRPEKLELGVFICDVSGHGIPAALLSALVKTSLDKWKEDPSDLKENLESIRNQIIPNLREHFVTASLLHLHTDSGALTFARAGHFPLFIIRKSGALVSLKPMGRIITPIFAILAEEEKFQLETGDLIVMLTDGLTEARAPESFQMFGEERLLHLIRDMRSLPLIEIRDQVFQSVIQLSGGITAIQDDLTFGLIRYTGSTEERAKV from the coding sequence ATGAGGACTGTCCTTTATACACGAATTTTTATTTGGACACCCATCATCTTTATTGGGTACTTCATCTCAGCACAAATTGGTTTTAAAATTGCCTTCTTAAATAGCCAAGTGTCTCCCGTTTGGCCCCCAGAAGGTGTAGGCCTTGCTTCTCTCTTACTTCTCGGGCCCGTAGCTCTTCCTGGAATTTATCTAGGAGCGACCTTAGCCAACTTCTTTAACAACCCACACATTCAAACAGCGTTTATTATAGGAATTGGAAATACACTCAGCAGTTATATCAACTATAGAATCATCCAACGAGTGGTTGAAAAAACAGATCCCATTTACTCTACCAAAAACTTAATTTATTTCCTAAGTATAGGAACCATTCCTGGATCGTTTATTAGTACAGTTCTTGGTGTCACTAGTTTATGGTATTGGGACTTTTTATCCACAGAACTTTACTTCAACGTGTTTTTTACATGGTTCTCGGGAGAAATGTTGGGGTTTCTCATTGTTGCTCCTTTACTCTATGTTTGGTTCCATCCCAAAGCCAAATTGAAGTTGGAACTTCATAAACAAATTGAACTGCTACTTTGGATCGTTTTGGTTTATATTTCGGGAACCATTGCTTTTAGTGATGAGTGGCCCCTTCTCTTTTTACCGATTCCCTTTGTAATTGTCACAAGCATTCGCTTTCGACAATTCGGTGCCACGTTGGCAACCGTTGTACTCGCATTTACAGCCGTTACACTCACCATAGAAGGGAAAGGTGTTTTTGCCAGAAGAGACGAAAGTGGACTTTCAATCAACGACTCACTGATTTTTTTGGATGCGTTTTTGTTTTGTATCAGTGGTATTGCTTACTTTTTGGTTACAGCAACCAGAGAAAGGGAACGGGCCCAACAAGCTTCTTTAAAGTCCTTACAAGTGCTGAATGAACTAAAAGAAAAAGCAAATGAAGAACTAGAAAAAAAGGTTTTAGAAAGAACTGCTGTCATCGAAGAACAAAGAAGCGAAATAGAAAAACAATTGGATATGGCCAAAAGGATCCAAGAATCTCTTTTCCCTCAAAAAGAAGTTTCTCCCGAAGGAGTGGAAATTCTTTTTAAAAACATTCCTATGATGAAAGTTGGGGGAGATTTGTATGATATCGTCTGGAGACCCGAAAAACTAGAGTTAGGTGTTTTTATCTGTGATGTTTCCGGTCACGGGATTCCTGCAGCCCTACTCAGTGCCCTTGTTAAAACTTCGCTTGATAAGTGGAAGGAAGATCCCTCCGACTTAAAAGAAAATTTAGAATCGATTCGTAACCAAATCATTCCCAATCTTCGGGAACATTTTGTGACCGCAAGTTTACTCCACTTACATACTGATTCAGGGGCATTGACTTTTGCAAGGGCAGGACATTTTCCCCTTTTTATCATTCGAAAGTCCGGAGCGCTTGTTAGTTTAAAACCGATGGGAAGAATCATCACTCCTATTTTTGCCATTCTTGCAGAAGAAGAAAAATTCCAATTAGAAACAGGGGATTTAATAGTGATGTTAACCGATGGCCTAACTGAAGCTAGGGCACCGGAGTCGTTTCAAATGTTTGGAGAAGAAAGACTACTTCATTTGATCCGTGACATGCGAAGCCTTCCTTTAATCGAAATCCGTGACCAGGTATTTCAATCTGTCATTCAACTTTCTGGAGGCATCACAGCCATCCAGGATGATTTGACTTTTGGCCTCATTCGTTATACGGGAAGTACAGAAGAAAGGGCTAAAGTTTAA
- a CDS encoding ABC-F family ATP-binding cassette domain-containing protein has translation MDIVLVSVSKLSKTIGEKKLFSNLDFSISEGEKLAIVGINGSGKSTLLRALLGKEETDSGQIIKNNNLKISILDQNPVFDQNETILDHIYKGDNKLVKTIRRYEDICERMSEGEEGLDDEFTEISQEMDRLSAWDYEQQVKSILKELGVEKLERKMSELSGGMLKKVELAKSLIDESNLLILDEPTNHLDVKSILWLEDYLAGLDKAILLITHDRYFLDRIVTKILELDRGSHFVYEGNYSIYLERKVEREETLQKQEDKIKQFLKQEVKWLKRQPKARSTKQKARIDRASDLQNREKREIQKDLELSVAAKRQGKTILEIHNLKKGIADRLLINDFTYTFKAKERLGIIGPNGIGKSTLLNLMAGRITPDSGFIKPGMNTKVGYFDQTSSELPLERNVLDYIKDVAGEMIETESGEKISASKMLERFLFDGKLQYTPIAKLSGGERRRLFLVQILMTGPNFLILDEPTNDLDIQTLSVLESFLDEFPGTVVIVSHDRYFLDRTAESLLIFRKEGKLDHYIGTFSSFLETDSLELENEQSSPKPKEVPQMTTVSDKPQKSKQDQKKLSKLESEIAKLESSKQELETKLSTFANDHTELQKISEEIQKIEAEILYKMEEWEMLHSE, from the coding sequence ATGGACATTGTGCTAGTCTCTGTTTCCAAACTTTCCAAAACCATCGGCGAAAAAAAACTTTTTTCAAACCTTGATTTCTCTATCAGTGAAGGAGAAAAACTTGCCATCGTTGGTATCAATGGATCTGGTAAATCCACCCTACTCCGTGCCCTTCTTGGAAAAGAAGAAACGGATTCCGGGCAAATCATTAAAAACAATAATCTTAAAATTTCTATCCTCGACCAAAATCCCGTCTTTGATCAAAACGAAACTATCCTCGACCATATTTATAAGGGAGATAACAAACTCGTCAAAACCATTCGCCGTTACGAAGACATTTGCGAACGAATGAGTGAAGGAGAAGAAGGACTAGATGATGAGTTTACAGAAATTTCCCAAGAAATGGACAGACTGTCCGCATGGGACTACGAACAACAGGTTAAGTCCATATTAAAAGAGTTAGGTGTTGAAAAGTTAGAAAGAAAAATGTCTGAGTTGTCGGGTGGGATGCTTAAAAAAGTAGAACTCGCAAAATCACTCATTGATGAAAGTAATTTACTCATTTTGGATGAGCCAACAAACCATTTAGATGTAAAATCCATTTTATGGTTAGAAGATTATTTAGCAGGACTTGACAAAGCCATCCTCCTCATCACCCACGATCGTTATTTTTTAGATCGAATTGTAACTAAAATTTTGGAACTGGATCGCGGCAGTCATTTTGTTTATGAAGGGAACTATTCCATTTATTTAGAACGAAAAGTGGAAAGAGAAGAAACCCTCCAGAAACAAGAAGATAAAATCAAACAATTTCTAAAACAAGAAGTGAAGTGGTTGAAACGCCAACCCAAAGCACGATCCACAAAACAAAAAGCTAGGATTGATCGTGCAAGTGACCTCCAAAATAGAGAAAAACGAGAAATACAAAAAGATTTAGAACTGAGTGTTGCTGCCAAACGCCAAGGGAAAACCATTTTAGAAATTCATAATTTGAAAAAAGGAATCGCCGATCGACTGCTCATCAATGATTTCACATATACTTTCAAAGCCAAAGAAAGACTCGGTATCATTGGACCAAACGGAATTGGGAAGTCCACACTTTTGAATTTGATGGCAGGTCGCATTACACCTGATAGTGGATTTATCAAACCAGGGATGAACACGAAGGTAGGATATTTTGATCAAACCAGTTCCGAACTTCCACTAGAAAGAAATGTATTAGATTATATCAAAGATGTTGCCGGCGAAATGATCGAAACCGAATCAGGAGAAAAAATTTCTGCCTCAAAAATGTTGGAAAGGTTTCTTTTTGATGGAAAATTACAATACACACCCATCGCCAAACTATCTGGAGGTGAAAGACGCCGCCTTTTCCTCGTTCAGATCCTAATGACAGGTCCAAACTTTCTAATTTTAGATGAACCAACAAACGATTTGGATATCCAGACCCTTTCTGTTTTAGAATCCTTTTTAGATGAATTCCCCGGCACCGTTGTGATTGTTTCTCACGATCGTTACTTTCTCGATCGTACGGCAGAAAGCCTTCTCATTTTTCGAAAAGAAGGAAAACTGGATCATTACATAGGGACCTTTTCTTCCTTCTTGGAAACCGATTCTTTAGAATTAGAAAACGAACAAAGTTCCCCAAAACCAAAAGAAGTTCCGCAAATGACAACAGTTTCGGACAAACCACAAAAATCCAAACAAGACCAAAAGAAACTATCCAAATTAGAGTCGGAGATTGCCAAACTAGAATCTTCCAAACAAGAACTTGAAACCAAATTGAGTACATTCGCAAATGATCATACGGAACTTCAAAAAATATCTGAAGAAATCCAAAAGATAGAAGCGGAAATTCTTTACAAAATGGAGGAATGGGAAATGCTTCATTCCGAATGA